The Bacillota bacterium DNA segment GCAAAATACTGGAGGGTAAACCCAGACACCAAGCCCCCGGAGAAAGGGGTACGCGAATGCCGCATCACGTGGAGGTCGTATGCCTTGGAGAGGCCGTCGTAGACATGGTGTCCCTCCGAGCCGGGGCCACCATCAAGGACAGCCCTGGGTTCCTCAAGGCCCCCGGGGGGGCCCCTGCCAACGTGGCCGTGATGTTATCCCGCCTCGGTCATGGCGCCAGGTTCGTGGGGAAGGTCGGCCGGGACCCCTTCGGCCAGTTCCTCCAGGATGCCCTGGAAATGGAGGGTGTGGACACATCTCACCTCATCAAAACCGAGGACGCCAGGACCACGCTGGCCTTCGTGTCCCTGTCCAATTCCGGGGAGAGAGACTTCCTCTTTTACCGTAACCCCGGCGCTGACCTCCTCCTGGACGAAATCGAGGTGGGCCAGGCCTGCCTGGAGGGTGCCCGGATCCTCCACCTGGGCTCAGTGTCCCTTGCATCGAACCCTAGCCGCACCGCTACCCTGCGCTGCCTCCGGGACGCTCAGGCGCTGGGGCTCACCGTCACCTTCGACCCCAACCTCAGGCATGACCTCTGGGTGGCGGAGGCTGAGGCCCGCAGGTGGACCATGAGGGCCGTTGCCGGTGTAGAGGTACTCAAGCTGGCCACAGACGAGGCCATGTTCCTCAGCGGGGAGCACTCAGTGGAGGACGCGGCAGCCTGGCTCATCCACCAGGGGCCGGGACTGGTGGTAGTGACCCTGGGGGAACAGGGCTGCTATTATGCCCGGCAGGATGCGTCAGGGTGGATAATGCCATACCCCACCAACCCCGTGGACACCACCGGCGCCGGTGATGCCTTCATGGGAGCTCTCATAGCACGTCTCCTGGAGGCCCAGGTTCACCCCAGGGAACTTATGCCTTCGCAGATCGAGGACATTCTTTCCTTCTGCAACGCCGCGGGAGCCCTGGCGGTGTCCCGGCGAGGCGCCGTCCCTAGCCTCCCATCCCGCGAGGAGGTAGAGGCCCTGGTAGCCCAGGCAGCTGGCCCAGGCCTCTAGACCCCCCCCTGGCTCCCCCCCTGTTTTGCCCGGGCAGCCAGCCTCCACAGGCTCCTGGCCACCACCTTGACGGTGGCGGCGCCCGGGACCGCCAGTATGATCCCGAGGAAGCCAAACAACTGCCCTCCAGCCAGGACCGCCACGATGACCGCCAGGGGGTGCAACCCCACCCTGTCTCCCATGATCTTAGGGGCCAGCACCACGCTCTCCACCTGCTGGATGAGGACAAAGGCCAGGATCACCTTGAGGGCCAGCACCGGGGATTCCAGGAGCGCCAGGGCCACAGCGGGCATGGCGCCCAGGACCGGGCCGAAGTAGGGCACAAGTTCGAAGACGCCGGCGGTCAACCCCAGTATCACGGCGAATCTCACCCCTAGGAGCACCAGGGCAAGGGTGCTCAGCGCCCCAACGATCACCGCTATGGTTACCTGCCCCCTGATGAAGCCGCCGAGCACAGCGTCCAGCTCATCCAGGAAGGCCCACCACTGCCCCTTGGACTCCCGGGGAAGCGCGCGATTGACGGCGCTCTTTATGTGCTCCAGGTCCCTGAGTAGGTAGAAGGCGACCACAGGGGCAATGACGGCCAGGAGGAGACCCGAGAACAAGCCCAAGAGGGAGTCCACGGCGCTCCTGGTAAGCCTCTGCACCTGGGCCTCCAGGGCCGACACGGTGTCGTCAACGGCC contains these protein-coding regions:
- a CDS encoding carbohydrate kinase translates to MPHHVEVVCLGEAVVDMVSLRAGATIKDSPGFLKAPGGAPANVAVMLSRLGHGARFVGKVGRDPFGQFLQDALEMEGVDTSHLIKTEDARTTLAFVSLSNSGERDFLFYRNPGADLLLDEIEVGQACLEGARILHLGSVSLASNPSRTATLRCLRDAQALGLTVTFDPNLRHDLWVAEAEARRWTMRAVAGVEVLKLATDEAMFLSGEHSVEDAAAWLIHQGPGLVVVTLGEQGCYYARQDASGWIMPYPTNPVDTTGAGDAFMGALIARLLEAQVHPRELMPSQIEDILSFCNAAGALAVSRRGAVPSLPSREEVEALVAQAAGPGL
- a CDS encoding AI-2E family transporter, whose protein sequence is MVRAVLGIAAGTGAAAILFRLRGVLPPFILAIAMVYILSPAVDLLERKGFRRTGAILGIYAVIAVILALVFARLLPALLGELTGLGEAVPGLARDLTGFLERVERGYARTELPEALRQAVDDTVSALEAQVQRLTRSAVDSLLGLFSGLLLAVIAPVVAFYLLRDLEHIKSAVNRALPRESKGQWWAFLDELDAVLGGFIRGQVTIAVIVGALSTLALVLLGVRFAVILGLTAGVFELVPYFGPVLGAMPAVALALLESPVLALKVILAFVLIQQVESVVLAPKIMGDRVGLHPLAVIVAVLAGGQLFGFLGIILAVPGAATVKVVARSLWRLAARAKQGGSQGGV